The sequence GTTCTCTGTAGGAAAGTCTGTATTTCAAACAGAAATGGGTCTAAATTTCCAAAATGAAGATCATTCAAAATTAAAATATACAGCCAATGGATTCATTGGTGAAATAGATTTTAGATATGGTTTATTTTTTGAAGAATTAGAATTTATTGCTGAATTGCAATATCAAAATGATAGCTATAAAACATCATTTGACAAAACGAGACGGTCTGCACTTAAAAAAACATTAATTGGAGCAAAATATCTTATTTATGATCCATTTAAAAATTATGAAGTAAAAGAAAACTTATACAGTTGGAAAGCAAATCATAAATTTAATTGGAGACAATTTCTTCCAGCGGTTTCTGGGTATGTTGGTGTGAATTTAAATTTTTCTGACAATCCTTTTAATTATGCTCCTTCCTATATAGAAGAGCCAGTTGTTAGTCCTAAAGTAATGCTTATCACTCAAAATCATTTTGGAAAACAATGGGTTTTTGTAACGAATATAATGTATGATAAAATTGCTTCCGATTTTGCTTCCATAAATTATATATTAACTCTAACAAGAGGTTTTAATCAAAAATGGTCTGGTTTTTTAGAACATCAAGGCTATAAAGGAGATTATTATTCTGATGGTGTGTTTCGTGTTGGTGCGGCATATTTATTTGATAAATCAATACAAATTGATGCATCTGTTGGAACGAATATTAAAAATACGCCAAGTATATTTAATGCAGGTCTAGGTTTTTCATGGCGTTTTGATTCTAATTATAAAGAAGTTAAAATTGAAAAAGACAAAGGAAGCAAAATGGATAAAAAAATGAAAAAGAAAGCAGAAAAAGAGAATAGAAAACGTAAGGACGAGGTAGAATAAAATGATAACAATAAAAGAAGCTATTACCAAGAAAGAGTTAAAAGATTATATCATGTTCTCTTTTGAACTCTACAAAGACAATCCATATTGGATTCCTCCCATCATTGCTGATGAGTTGGAAACTTTCGATAAAGAAAAAAACCCCGCTTTTCAAACTGCAGAAGCACATTTTTATTTAGCCTATAAAGACAATAAAATTGTAGGTAAGCTTGCTGCTATCATTAATTGGGATGAAATTAATATCTTAAAGAAAAGTAAGGTACGTTTTGGTTGGTTTGATGTTATAGATGATATTGAAGTTACAAAAGCTCTTCTGAACAAAGTCTATGAATTAGGAAATAAACATAATTTAGAAATGATTGAAGGTCCAATTGGGTTTTCAAATTTAGACAAAGTTGGTATTCTAATTGAAGGATTTGAAGAAAAAGGAAACATGGTCACTTGGTATAGTTTACCTTATTACAAAGAACACTTTGAAAAACTTGGTTTAACTAAAGAGAAAGAATATATAGAAAGTACCTTTTCGTTTTCTAATATAAACCCAGAATCATTTAAAAAAGTAAGTACTCTAATAAAAAAAAGATACAATTTAAAGCCGTTAAATTTCACAAAAACAAAGGATATTATGCCTTATGTAGATGAAATGTTC is a genomic window of Flavobacterium jumunjinense containing:
- a CDS encoding GTP cyclohydrolase, whose amino-acid sequence is MITIKEAITKKELKDYIMFSFELYKDNPYWIPPIIADELETFDKEKNPAFQTAEAHFYLAYKDNKIVGKLAAIINWDEINILKKSKVRFGWFDVIDDIEVTKALLNKVYELGNKHNLEMIEGPIGFSNLDKVGILIEGFEEKGNMVTWYSLPYYKEHFEKLGLTKEKEYIESTFSFSNINPESFKKVSTLIKKRYNLKPLNFTKTKDIMPYVDEMFDLFNDTYSKLQSFVPINDIQKEYFKKKYISFINPEFIKFIVDSENKMVAFAIVMPGFSEALQKANGKLFPFGFYHLLKAKKHSKEAVFYLIGVTPEYQSKGVTAIIFEEYYNICAAKGIETCIRTPELEENTAIQNLWKHFNTKINKRRRTYSKRL
- a CDS encoding transporter, which translates into the protein MKHYKVLVILFLFVFQVQYAQYTDEINSNRPGKSMMAFSVGKSVFQTEMGLNFQNEDHSKLKYTANGFIGEIDFRYGLFFEELEFIAELQYQNDSYKTSFDKTRRSALKKTLIGAKYLIYDPFKNYEVKENLYSWKANHKFNWRQFLPAVSGYVGVNLNFSDNPFNYAPSYIEEPVVSPKVMLITQNHFGKQWVFVTNIMYDKIASDFASINYILTLTRGFNQKWSGFLEHQGYKGDYYSDGVFRVGAAYLFDKSIQIDASVGTNIKNTPSIFNAGLGFSWRFDSNYKEVKIEKDKGSKMDKKMKKKAEKENRKRKDEVE